The following DNA comes from Weissella koreensis KACC 15510.
AGAACATTGTTCTTAACGCGACGTAAAAATATTTACCATAGCTTTTAATACTCGATAGGTTTACGCATTTCAAGTGCCAAAACCACTACACATAGAAAAACCTAATCCAATACATAGCTGGCGGGCATGTCTGGAAAAGGACTTAAAAATTATGAGTATTAGAAAACTAAAAAATGGTAAATATCAAGTACGTGTGTACGTTGGGACTGATGAAGTAACTGGTCATACAACATATAAGTATAGGAACACTGACAGTAAAACCAGTGCTATTATGATCGAGAAACAATTAAATGAAGCTATTGAACGTGGCGAGATCGTTATAAAGGAACTAGAACACTTGCAACCACAACCATATACGTTTGAAGAGGCGTATAAAGAGTGGTGGAAGTTTTACGAAAGCCAAAACTTTGCACAATCGACTAAAGATAAAGTGGCACGTCATTTTAAAAATCATCTATTAAAACCTAAGTTATTTGGTAATTTGAGGTTAGATAGGATTATTAGGATTGATATTCAAAATAAAGTAAATAAGTTTATACCTCAATATACACAATCAAAAGAGATGTTAGGATATGCTAAACGTGTATTTAAATACGCAGTGGATAGTGAACATATAATCTGTGATAGCAATCCATTAGAACATATTCAAATGGTAAGGGTTAAAAAAGCTCCACGGCGTGAAGTGCGTTTCTATAACGAAATACAAGCTAAAATGTTTGAACACGGAATAAATGAATATTATCAACGAGGAGATAAATTTCTAGCACTATTTACTGTATTGTTGCGAACTGGTATGCGTGGTGGAGAATTATGTGGCCTTAAATGGAACAATGTAGACTTTGAACGTTGTGAATTGTTGCTTAATGGTCGTATGTCCTTGGATGGACATGGTAAGGATCATTATTTAAAAGGTCTTAAAAATGGGGATGATTTTAGGTACATTGATATTGATGATGTGGTAATTGATAAGTTGAAAGCATGGCATTACGTTCAGGCACAACAGTCAATGTTAAAGGGACAACCTATTAACGATGAAAGTTTTGTATTTGATGTGCTTAGAAACCAAATGTATAGTCAATTTGCATCATTTCTTGAATGGTACAACTGCAACAATACGCAAAAGTTACCATATTTAAATATTCATGGACTTAGACACACACACGCTAGTTTATTAATATCTAGTGGCATGGATTTAAAGAAGGTGTCTGACAGATTAGGGCATAAAGATATAGCTGTCACTGCAAATATATATGCGGAGCTTACGCCAAAGGCTAGAAGAGAAGTAGCGGACGTGTTCAGCAATATTATGGGCGATGTTAAAGAAAATTATTAAGTAAGTTATACCTAATTATTTCAGTTGTTATTAGGTTAGGTTTAAATAAACACGATTTTGACCGTGCTTGTTCGATTGTCGAACTATTTTAAACGTTGGTATTAAGCCATTGATACGTTGACGATATAACTTAAGCAAAGTTTGATTAAGCGTGGTATAATTTTAAACGAAGTTCGTCGCTGTGGCGAAGGAGATAATTAAAGTTATGCGAAATAGTCGACTACCTCGAGAAGGTGACTATATAACGATAAAGAGCTATAAACACGATGGAAGTCTACACCGTACTTGGCGTGAAACCATGGTATTAAAAACCAGTGAGAATGAAATTATTGGGATTAATGATCATACAGTGGTGATTGAAGATGACGGTCGACGTTGGGTAACCCGCGAACCGGCAATTGTTTACTTTCATCGTAAGTATTGGTTTAATATCGTGGCAATGATTCGAGATAATGGAGTGTCATATTATTGTAATTTGGCAAGCCCATTTGTTCTGGATAAAGAAGCGCTGAAGTATATCGATTATGATTTGGATATCAAAGTTTATCCAGATGGTGAAAAGCGGTTACTAGATGCTGATGAATATCAGGCTCATCGTGAAAAATGGAATTATTCCAATGAGGTTGATTTTATTTTGAGTGAGCATGTGAAGATCTTAGTTGATTGGATTCAACAGCAAGAAGGCCCCTTTTCTAAAGGATATGTTGATCTTTGGTATCGACGGTATCAGGAGATTAAAAATCGAGCCCATCGTTAATGTTGGTCTACAACTAAAATATAGTGCATCAAAAATATATTAATAAAAAGGCTAGGAAATTGTCCTGGCCTTTTTATTAATTTGGTTCAAATTTTTTAACTAGTTTTATCTTTAATTTAAACTATAATACAGGAATGTTTTTATCATACTCTATTTATTTATATTTAAATGCGATAAAATTTAATCAAGGATGGTAACCCATGGAAAAAATGGCTTTGTTGCTCCATAAAGTGCGTGCTCTTGCTGGCTACAACTAGCCCAATTTTGATTACCATAATCATAATGCCACCATTCATTTGATAGGTTTGTGAACCCAACCTCAGTCATAATATGATATAGAAGACGGCGATTATCACGTGCTTTTAATTCAGATTGATTGAGTTCAGCTTTTAGCTCGAGATAATTAGTTTTTGAGCTATCATTAAAGTCATCAAATGGAGAGGCCATATCTAACATAACACCTTGATCGTCAACAATTGTTAGATCAATAGATCCACCAGTATTATGGGGAGAAGGTTTTTTTGGATCACGGGAAGGTTGAGCGACCGTTTCTAATGTCTTTTCAATCATCTGATTTTTCGTCCAAGAAGGGTTGGTGCGGGCAATTTTACGTTTAAGAGAGTGAAATAGGGCTGCTTGGGTTGAAACGGAACGCCAAGCATCAAAAATAACTAATTTGTATCCAGCTGGGAGCAAATTAGCTGCTTGAACTAATTTACTTTGAACAGTCTGCCGGGCGTATAATTCTGACATTGCTCCAGAAAGATTTTGGATGAAATAAGCAGGTTGTACAATGATTTTTTCAGGTAAAAGGCCTAATGGAACCAGTGGCTCATTGTTATCTTTGATGTCCGGATCTAAGGCCGTTGACCAGTCCCATTCGGATAGATCGGTTGGAATTTTATTTTGTATATTTTTTCCCATGGTTTCCCTCTTTTGATAAATTTACGGTATAATGTTTTAAACATATTAGCTATTATTATTCTAATACATTCAAGAAGAAAATAGCGGATTAATTTGGAGGAATTTTAAGAATGAGTCAAGAATTTGTTCAACCAATTAACCAAACCGTCCAAGCAATGACGATTGATGGCTTAACTGGATTTCAAAAGAAAATAGCAGGGATCGAAGATTTAGTTTACTTAACCTTTGGTGAACCAGGGTTTAACATTGAAGATTCGATTAAGGATGCTGTTATCGATGGAGTTAAGAATAATCATTCACACTATGCTGTAGCCGAAGGCGATTTAGTCCTCCGTCAAGCTGCTGTAGATAATTATAATGAAAAATTTGATCTAAATTTCCAAGGCCCTGAAAATGTGGTAGTAACCTCAGGAGTCACAGAAGCGATCTATGCATTGTTCCAAACACTTTTGAACCCTGGTGATGGCGTGTTGATTCCAACACCAGCATACCCACCATATTATGCTGCTATCAACATTATTGGTGGAAAAATGTTGAAAGTAGATACTTCACAGAGTGAGTTTAAAATAACTCCTCAAATGGTGGACGATGCAATTGCTAGTGCAGATTTCCCTGTGAAGGTGATTTTGTTTAATTATCCAAGCAACCCAACTGGTGCTACTTATACTGAGACGGAGCTACGTGCATTGGCAGAAACGTTTAAGAAACATCATATTTGGGTTATTTCAGATGAAATTTATGCGGAATTAACTTATGATATTAAGCATGTTTCAATGATGAAGTTATTACCAGAGCAAACAGTTATGATTACTGGTTTGTCAAAATCACATGCCATGACTGGTTATCGAATCGGATTTGTAATTGGAAGTGCTGAAATTATTGCAGAAGTTTCAAAGGTCCATGATACATTAACTTTCGCCTTACCACAGGTTACTCAAGATGGAGCAATTGCAGCTCTAACGCAAGCTAAAGATGCACCAGCTAAGATGCGGAAGGTGTACCAACGTCGTCGGGATTTTGTTGTTGAAAAAATGACCGCTATGGGCTTTAAAGTAGGAAATCCACAAGGAGCATTTTATATTTTTGCACGTATTCCAGAAGATTTTTCAGCTGGAGTGGATGGATTGGATTTTGCATGGGCTTTAGCCACTGAAGGTGGAGTTGGGGTTGCACCAGGAATCGCCTTCTCAGATCAAACGGCTGAATACATTCGTATTTCATATGCTGCTAATGATGACGATTTAGCTTCTGGAATGGAACGAATGGCAGCCTGGATTGATCAAAAAAGGGCCAGTCGGTAAAAGGTAAAAACTTTTATCAACTTGGAAGAGGGAAAATACATGACAAATAAAAAACGATCAACGCGCCAATTAGTTTTAACGGCAATGTTTATGGCCATTATTTTGTTACAGTGTATGGTTCCATGGATGGGATTTATTCCGATTAATCCAATGGTCCGTGTCACAATAATACCTTTTACTGTAGCATTAGGTGGGATGTTATTGGGACCTAAAGTCGGTGGGTTGCTTGGGGCTGTGATGGGACTATATTCGTTTTATCATGCATGGACTTTACCGGTTGGAATTGGATCTTTAATGTTACGAGATCCAATTACAGCACTATTACCACGAATGCTAGTGGGTATTATTATAGGTCTGATTTATTTAAAATGGATCAATAATTCTAAACATAAAACATCCCCTTTTTTGATGTTTATGCTAGGGGCCTTGGCTGCTATCATAAATACAGGATTAGTCATTACACTAACCTGGATTCATTTTAGAATATTTAATACAACGGTGGCTGGTTTGCCTAACCATGTAGGAATTATTTGGATGTTTACTTCGATTGCAGGAGTAAATGTGTTGATTGAAATCGTTGTCGATGGCCTCTTAGGTATGTTGGTCGGCTGGCCAGTTTTACGTTATATGGAAAAGGCTCGATTAGCTAATCATTAAGAAATTAAAATAAAAAACATCTCTTTAGTCCATAAAATGGACTTAGGGATGCTTTTTTTATTGCGTTTAAATAAATATTACTTTTTTTGATCAGCTAAAAGATCACGAATTTCAGCTAACATTTCGACTTCGGGATTAACTACTTCAGGTTCATCCTTAGATTTATCTCTGCGTAACGCTTTATTTAAGAACTTGATGATCAAAAACACTACGAAGGCAGTAATTAAGAAATTAATCACGTCCCCCAAGAAGGCTCCATACTTCAAAACTAAGTTATCTGTAATGGTTAATTTTAAATTGTCCAAACTTGAAACTTGACCAGTAAATAGTCCGATAATTGGGTTAATTAAATTATTAGTTAATGATTTAACTAGACCTGTGAAGGCACCTCCAATAATGACACCAACAGCCAAGTCTAAAACACTACCACGTGAAATAAATTCTTTAAATTCCTTAAGCATTGACCTACTCCTTAAAATTAAATTATTAATTTAATCTTACTAAAGCTCAAATTAACAAACAACTTTTATCATAAATATTAAATATAAATTTAATAAATATGAGAAAAATAAAAAATAAGGGAGAAGAAGAAAGCGTTTCAATTTATTCAAAGTCATCTATAATGATAATAAATGGATATAAGAAGATACGAATATTTTGGAGGGTTTAAAACATGACAACTGATATTGAAATTGCCCAACAGGCTGAAATCTGGCCGATTCAAAAAGTAGCTGAAAAGGTGGGCCTAAGTGAAGATGACTTAGAAATGTATGGTCCTTATAAAGCTAAAATCACATTAAATGAAAAGCAAAAGAAACAAGAACTAGGTAAATTAATTTTGGTGACGGCAATTAGCCCCACTCCGGCAGGGGAAGGTAAATCAACGGTAACGATTGGACTGGCAGATGCTTTAAATTTAACTGATCATCAAACTATGGTAGCGCTACGTGAACCATCAATGGGGCCAGTCATGGGAATGAAAGGTGGTGCCACAGGGGGCGGTTATTCTCAAGTTATTCCAATGGCTGATATTAATTTACATTTCACTGGTGATTTTCATGCTTTAACGATTGCTAATAATACGTTAGCGGCTTTAATCGATAACAGCCTACAAAAAGGTAATCCGTTACAAATTGATTCGCGGAAAATTATTTGGAAGCGTGTTTTAGATGTAAACGATCGGGCAT
Coding sequences within:
- a CDS encoding site-specific integrase, with the protein product MSIRKLKNGKYQVRVYVGTDEVTGHTTYKYRNTDSKTSAIMIEKQLNEAIERGEIVIKELEHLQPQPYTFEEAYKEWWKFYESQNFAQSTKDKVARHFKNHLLKPKLFGNLRLDRIIRIDIQNKVNKFIPQYTQSKEMLGYAKRVFKYAVDSEHIICDSNPLEHIQMVRVKKAPRREVRFYNEIQAKMFEHGINEYYQRGDKFLALFTVLLRTGMRGGELCGLKWNNVDFERCELLLNGRMSLDGHGKDHYLKGLKNGDDFRYIDIDDVVIDKLKAWHYVQAQQSMLKGQPINDESFVFDVLRNQMYSQFASFLEWYNCNNTQKLPYLNIHGLRHTHASLLISSGMDLKKVSDRLGHKDIAVTANIYAELTPKARREVADVFSNIMGDVKENY
- a CDS encoding M15 family metallopeptidase, whose translation is MGKNIQNKIPTDLSEWDWSTALDPDIKDNNEPLVPLGLLPEKIIVQPAYFIQNLSGAMSELYARQTVQSKLVQAANLLPAGYKLVIFDAWRSVSTQAALFHSLKRKIARTNPSWTKNQMIEKTLETVAQPSRDPKKPSPHNTGGSIDLTIVDDQGVMLDMASPFDDFNDSSKTNYLELKAELNQSELKARDNRRLLYHIMTEVGFTNLSNEWWHYDYGNQNWASCSQQEHALYGATKPFFPWVTILD
- the ntdP gene encoding nucleoside tri-diphosphate phosphatase, which translates into the protein MRNSRLPREGDYITIKSYKHDGSLHRTWRETMVLKTSENEIIGINDHTVVIEDDGRRWVTREPAIVYFHRKYWFNIVAMIRDNGVSYYCNLASPFVLDKEALKYIDYDLDIKVYPDGEKRLLDADEYQAHREKWNYSNEVDFILSEHVKILVDWIQQQEGPFSKGYVDLWYRRYQEIKNRAHR
- the mscL gene encoding large-conductance mechanosensitive channel protein MscL, with translation MLKEFKEFISRGSVLDLAVGVIIGGAFTGLVKSLTNNLINPIIGLFTGQVSSLDNLKLTITDNLVLKYGAFLGDVINFLITAFVVFLIIKFLNKALRRDKSKDEPEVVNPEVEMLAEIRDLLADQKK
- a CDS encoding ECF transporter S component, with protein sequence MTNKKRSTRQLVLTAMFMAIILLQCMVPWMGFIPINPMVRVTIIPFTVALGGMLLGPKVGGLLGAVMGLYSFYHAWTLPVGIGSLMLRDPITALLPRMLVGIIIGLIYLKWINNSKHKTSPFLMFMLGALAAIINTGLVITLTWIHFRIFNTTVAGLPNHVGIIWMFTSIAGVNVLIEIVVDGLLGMLVGWPVLRYMEKARLANH
- a CDS encoding aminotransferase class I/II-fold pyridoxal phosphate-dependent enzyme, which gives rise to MSQEFVQPINQTVQAMTIDGLTGFQKKIAGIEDLVYLTFGEPGFNIEDSIKDAVIDGVKNNHSHYAVAEGDLVLRQAAVDNYNEKFDLNFQGPENVVVTSGVTEAIYALFQTLLNPGDGVLIPTPAYPPYYAAINIIGGKMLKVDTSQSEFKITPQMVDDAIASADFPVKVILFNYPSNPTGATYTETELRALAETFKKHHIWVISDEIYAELTYDIKHVSMMKLLPEQTVMITGLSKSHAMTGYRIGFVIGSAEIIAEVSKVHDTLTFALPQVTQDGAIAALTQAKDAPAKMRKVYQRRRDFVVEKMTAMGFKVGNPQGAFYIFARIPEDFSAGVDGLDFAWALATEGGVGVAPGIAFSDQTAEYIRISYAANDDDLASGMERMAAWIDQKRASR